The genomic DNA GTTGCTGTTGCCGAGCGATAATCTCTTGAATGCGTTCTACAGTAGCAGGAGCAAAGAATTGTTCGTCTGTTTCTAGATTAACTCTTGCGGGAACGTTTTCAATCAGGAAAAATTGACCATTAATTTTTAATGAATAAGTTACTTTGGTTTCAATTAGTGTTTCTTGATATTCTGAGTTCATGATTGATTTATTCTTTGAGTAAAGCTTTTATCTTCTCCTGTATTGCTTCAATTAAAGGAGGCATATTTTAAGATAAGTTTTTATAGTTCCCCACGAAAGGCTTTTTGCAGCAACGAGTTGAAAAGATTATCTAAATAACCTAACGATATATCCAGTTTTTGTTTTTCTAAGTTGTAAATATCAAAGACTTCATTGAAATCAATAATTAGATTTTGAGGAGGCAGAATAAATTCAAGATTTCTGACTTGATCTGCATTCAGATGTGGTTGACCTGCTCTCCTTGTAAGAGGTTCGATCATTTGCTTTCCTGAATTATCGTTTATTAGGTAATTGTAAAAAATAGAAAGCGATGGGCTGATGTCGATAATCATATCGTAGCCAGCATACGCATTTTCATACTCTTTTGAAATAAAAGCACTATCGCCAGAGTTTACACCACTTCTGACAATGACAATATCTCCATATTTAAGCTTGCATTTTTCAATTTTTCTCGCCTCTACCGAACTAATAAACCTTAAGTCATTTGTCACAATCGTGCCGTTTTTAATGTTCGTAGCTCTAACAAAGGGAATGCCTTTATCCTCAAAAATAGGCGGGGTGCTAGTTCCATATCTTATACTTTCAAATATTTCCTCAAACTTAACCACTTTCCACCCTTTCGGGTTAGTAACAGGATCGCCAAACATATCGAGGAAGGTCGATCGCAAGAGTTCTTCGGTTAGGGCGATCGCTTCTTTTCGCTTCCGTCGAATAGCATCAGCTTTATCCAGTATCGCAGCTATGCGCTTTTGTTCTTCGAGGGGAGGAAGGGGGATTTGATATGTTTCAAGCAACTCTTTTTTTACGCCATCTTGACCTGCTGTTCTCTCAGAGTTAGAAACAACATAATTAAATAACCTTTCGTTTTTAAGAAAATAATATAAATATTCTCTATCTAAAATGTTTGCGTTTTTAGGCGAAGCTTTCATCAATGCAACATTATAAGCTCCCTCTAATCCTCTTAGGATTTGAAATAAAGGTGGTCCATAACGACCAATCATGATGTCATCTTTACTACAAAATCTACGAGCTTTTTGCTGTGAAATATACGTTATATTTTTATCAGACTTGTAGTCTCGTATTTGCAGTAATCTTACATAACCCTCTTTAGGTTCAAAAATAAATTCACTTTTTGGTGGTTGACTTCCACCAATAAAGTTGCAAACTTCCCCCATCTGAGGATATTTCCAGTTAGTTTTTTGTTCTTTTAATTTCATCCCAACATTTCCTCCTAAGCATAAAGCAACCTCCGTTCATTTTTTACTAACATTTGCTAACAAATTGAAAAATTCTTGCTTCAACTAGGGTCGTCGGCGACTTCCTATCCACAAGCTTGAGTTTGGCGGTGACTCCACCTACTTAGATTTATGCTGGCGTTCCAATCTCGGTCGATAAAAGAACCACAGCCAACACATAGAAACCATCGATTGGATAGCTTTAGCTCTGGGTTATGCCAATTGCAATTACTACAAGTTTTGCTCGAAGGAAACCAGCGATCTGCAATAATTAACTTGCTGCCATACAGTTGACACTTGTATTCTAATTGTCTTC from Pleurocapsa minor HA4230-MV1 includes the following:
- a CDS encoding restriction endonuclease subunit S; translation: MKLKEQKTNWKYPQMGEVCNFIGGSQPPKSEFIFEPKEGYVRLLQIRDYKSDKNITYISQQKARRFCSKDDIMIGRYGPPLFQILRGLEGAYNVALMKASPKNANILDREYLYYFLKNERLFNYVVSNSERTAGQDGVKKELLETYQIPLPPLEEQKRIAAILDKADAIRRKRKEAIALTEELLRSTFLDMFGDPVTNPKGWKVVKFEEIFESIRYGTSTPPIFEDKGIPFVRATNIKNGTIVTNDLRFISSVEARKIEKCKLKYGDIVIVRSGVNSGDSAFISKEYENAYAGYDMIIDISPSLSIFYNYLINDNSGKQMIEPLTRRAGQPHLNADQVRNLEFILPPQNLIIDFNEVFDIYNLEKQKLDISLGYLDNLFNSLLQKAFRGEL